One Dioscorea cayenensis subsp. rotundata cultivar TDr96_F1 chromosome 15, TDr96_F1_v2_PseudoChromosome.rev07_lg8_w22 25.fasta, whole genome shotgun sequence genomic region harbors:
- the LOC120277056 gene encoding LOW QUALITY PROTEIN: DNA polymerase eta-like (The sequence of the model RefSeq protein was modified relative to this genomic sequence to represent the inferred CDS: inserted 1 base in 1 codon; deleted 1 base in 1 codon), with translation MPIHRPAPQGSRVIAHVDMDCFYVQVEQRKKPELRGLPTAVVQYNAWKGGGLIAVGYEARKFGVKRSMRGDEAKEVCPDIQLIQVPVXRGKADLKLYREAGSKVVSILSTKGRCERASIDEVYLDLTDAAESMLSEAPPETLETIEKEALKSHILGLADDGKGSEENVRRWLCRDDADHEDKLLACAAIIVAQLRIQVMEETQFTCSAGIAHNKMLAKLASAMHKPAQQTVVQASSVKDLLASLPVKKMKQLGGKLGSSLQSDLGVKAVGDLLQFPVEKLQERYGTNTGSWLWNIARGISGEEVESRLLPKSHGCGKTFPGPQALKSTSSVDHWLNQLCEELSERIQDDLDQNKRIAHTLTLHAGAFKEYGLDRKFPSKSCPLRYGTAKIQEDAKKLFDSGLRDFVGPHNDRWGITSLSVTASKILDIPSGTSSISSFFQDKDCHSLLSSGCDGFDHDHFPLSPSVNKICTRPVYDMQQFRPSCEGICDVHETSQQNKTFNIDARGTSPRKRKHKELGSILRYFQVSDSSTKQVVDEFTQADAPLPTSGQTNTSICDSESYMELDPSEHQRRSNLVKNDNNDENRTHVNEAMQTSTAWHLNVEDIDPSVIDELPLEIQREVRGWLHLPKRVQATNCGSDITQYFLPAKK, from the exons ATGCCGATCCACCGCCCGGCGCCGCAGGGATCCCGTGTGATCGCTCATGTCGACATGGATTGCTTCTATGTTCAAG TGGAGCAACGAAAGAAACCTGAGTTAAGAGGCTTGCCAACTGCTGTTGTGCAATACAATGCTTGGAAAGGTGGGGGCTTGATTGCAGTTGGTTATGAAGCTCGCAAATTTGGTGTAAAACG TTCTATGAGAGGTGATGAGGCCAAAGAAGTCTGTCCAGATATCCAGTTAATTCAGGTTCCTG GCCGTGGTAAAGCCGACTTAAAGTTATATCGTGAAGCTGGCTCTAAG GTGGTATCCATCCTTTCAACCAAAGGACGATGTGAACGAGCATCAATTGATGAAGTTTATCTTGATCTTACTGATGCAGCTGAATCGATGCTATCAGAGGCTCCCCCTGAGACATTAGAAACAATTGAGAAAGAGGCTTTAAAGTCACATATATTAGGGCTTGCTGAT GATGGCAAAGGAAGTGAAGAGAATGTTAGAAGATGGCTTTGTCGAGATGATGCTGATCATGAGGATAAGTTGTTAGCTTGTGCAGCCATCATTGTTGCACAACTTCGTATTCAGGTTATGGAAGAGACACAATTTACATGTTCTGCTGGCATTGCTCATAATAAG ATGTTGGCAAAACTTGCAAGTGCAATGCATAAACCTGCTCAGCAAACAGTGGTACAAGCATCATCTGTAAAGGATCTTTTAGCTTCTTTGCCTGTGAAGAAAAT GAAACAACTTGGAGGAAAACTTGGAAGTTCTTTGCAAAGTGATCTTGGAGTGAAAGCAGTTGGTGATCTTCTTCAGTTTCCCGTGGAGAAGTTACAAGAGCGTTATGGGACAAATACAGG ATCATGGTTATGGAATATTGCAAGAGGTATTAGCGGGGAGGAAGTTGAGAGTCGTCTTCTGCCTAAGAGTCATGGTTGTGGGAAGACATTTCCAGGACCGCAAGCATTGAAATCCACCTCATCT GTTGACCATTGGCTTAATCAACTCTGTGAAGAGCTGAGTGAAAGAATTCAGGATGATTTGGATCAGAACAAGCGTATTGCACATACTTTGACCTTGCATGCTGGGGCGTTTAAGGAATAT GGGCTAGACAGAAAATTCCCCTCGAAATCATGTCCATTGCGATAC GGGACTGCCAAAATACAAGAAGATGCAAAGAAACTATTTGATTCTGGCCTTCGCGATTTTGTGGGCCCCCATAACGATAGATGGGGTATAACATCTCTTTCTGTCACGGCAAGTAAAATATTAGACATACCATCA ggAACTAGCTCAATTTCAAGTTTCTTTCAAGATAAAGATTGTCATTCTCTTTTGTCAAGCGGATGTGATGGATTTGATCATGACCATTTCCCTCTGTCTCCTTCCG TAAACAAAATCTGCACTAGACCAGTGTACGATATGCAACAATTTAGGCCTTCGTGTGAGGGAATTTGTGATGTTCATGAGACAtcccaacaaaataaaacttttaacaTTGATGCAAGAGGGACATCGCCGAGAAAGAGAAAACACAAG GAACTTGGTTCCATTTTAAGATACTTTCAAGTTAGTGATTCCTCTACTAAACAAGTTGTTGATGAATTCACTCAAGCAGATGCACCATTGCCAACATCTGGTCAGACCAATACTTCAATCTGTG ATAGTGAGAGCTATATGGAACTGGATCCAAGTGAGCACCAAAGAAGAAGCAATTTGGTGAAAAATGACAACAATGATGAGAATAGGACACATGTGAATGAAGCTATGCAGACAAGCACTGCCTGGCATTTGAATGTTGAAGACATAGATCCTTCTGTGATTGATGAACTGCCTCTA